Proteins encoded together in one Lathyrus oleraceus cultivar Zhongwan6 chromosome 5, CAAS_Psat_ZW6_1.0, whole genome shotgun sequence window:
- the LOC127087448 gene encoding uncharacterized protein LOC127087448 — MAPHGDSLPSSFSRTNNVVCSKPPKPNSSDHNNNNNNNIQRTISDISFALSKEDFDLTLPPITEVEDAKCECCGMSEECTPEYIKRIRDKYLGKWVCGLCSEAVKEELEKNGGKKDEALSEHMNACVRFNKYGRTFPVLFQAEAMKEMLKKSKMEGRRAKSFNPREKGGGGEKKGGLARSSSCIPAITRDINDFKISS, encoded by the coding sequence ATGGCACCTCATGGAGATTCATTACCTAGCTCATTCTCTAGAACCAACAACGTAGTATGCTCCAAACCACCAAAACCTAATTCATCCGatcacaacaacaacaataacaacaacattcaaaGAACAATCTCCGACATATCGTTCGCGTTATCAAAAGAAGACTTTGATTTAACACTTCCACCAATAACTGAAGTTGAAGATGCAAAGTGCGAGTGCTGTGGCATGTCGGAAGAGTGTACACCTGAGTACATAAAACGCATACGCGACAAATACTTAGGAAAATGGGTTTGTGGTTTGTGTTCTGAGGCAGTGAAGGAAGAGTtggagaaaaatggagggaaaaaaGATGAAGCTTTGAGTGAACACATGAATGCATGTGTTAGGTTTAACAAATATGGAAGGACTTTTCCTGTTTTGTTTCAAGCTGAAGCCATGAAAGAGATGCTGAAAAAGAGTAAAATGGAAGGTAGAAGGGCTAAGTCATTCAACCCTAGAGAGAAAGGTGGTGGTGGTGAAAAGAAAGGTGGACTTGCTAGAAGTTCAAGTTGCATTCCTGCTATCACAAGAGATATCAATGATTTCAAAATTTCAAGTTAA